Genomic window (Longimicrobiales bacterium):
CATGTTGTTCTGTGAGGTGATGTTGAAATCCACCCCGAAGTCGAAGTCCTCGGACCGCACGAGCTGCGCGTGGAGCGAGAACTCGATTCCTGAGTTCTCCATGTCACCGAAGTTCTGGAGCGTGCTCCGGAAGCCAGTGGTGAGCGACGTCGGCACGTTCAGCAGAAGATCCGTGGAGGTCTTCTTGTAGTACTCGACGGTACCCGTCAGTCGGCTGTCCAAGACAGCGAAGTCCAGGCCGAGGTTGAAGGAAGCCTGGGATTCCCAGGTCAGCGCGGTGTTGGAGACACTGGTCGGGGAAGAACCGGGCAGACCGTTGTACGCCCTGTTGAAGCCGTAAAGGCCGCGCCAGGAGTAGTTGCCGATCTCGGCGTTGCCGACCTCACCGTAGCTAGTGCGCAGTTTTAGGTAGTCGAACAGGCCCATGTCTTGAAACATCGACATGTTGGTCAGCGTAATACCGCCGCCCAGCGCCCAGAAGTTACCCCAGCGCGTGTCAGGGCCGAACCTAGACGAACCGTCCGTCCGGAAGGAAGCGGAGACAAAGTACGTCCGGTCGTAGTCGTAGTTCACCCGTGCGAAGTACGACTCGAAGGTGTACTCGTCCTTGGTGGTGGTTCCTTCGGTGATCGCAGCGCTCGCGCCGCGCTTGAGGTTCGGATGTGCGAACCCTTGTCCCCAAACATTGGTGCGCTGTCTGTCATTCTTGCTGGCCTCGTACCCGACGACCGTGTTTACACTGTGAACATCACTGAAAGTGTTGGTGTAGTTCAGTGTCTGGGTGCCCTGCCAGTTCAGGTTCGCTACGCGGGAATCGTCGAAGTTACCACCTACGTTCCGACCGTCTCCGAAGAACATGTTCTGGAAGACGTAGTCGTGAATACTGTACAGGTCGACGGCCCACGAGGAAGCCAGCGTTATCTGGTCGTTGAGCCGATACGTTCCGCTGAGGTTGTTGATGACCCGTGTGGTCTCACGTGTTTTGGGGTTCTCGTACAGGCCGCCCACAGGGTGGTTCGCACCCATGATGTTCCTGTGCCTGTTGTACCAATACCCGTCCTCGTCCTTCATGGGGAGCATGGGCGGCATAAAGACGGCCATGTACATGGGGGCCTCCCACGAGCTGCCGTCGTTGATGCCGTTCTGGTCCGTCTTGGCCACGTTGATGTTGTTGGCCAGGGTGAACTTGTCCGTGAGACGGGCAGTCAGGTTGATCCGGGACGACCAGCGATTGAAGAACTGCTGGTCGACGTTGCCTTGCTGGTCGAAGTTGCTGGCGGACACGTAGTACGTGAGCCGCTCGCTCCCGCCCGTGGCACTCAGATCGGTCTGCCTCGTCACGCCGTTCCGGCTCATGAGCTCACGCCAGTTGTTGTCTTCCTGGAGCGGCCACTGGTTAGCCAGCTGCACCTCGGCATCGGCCTGGGACATCCCACGGTTCATCCGAGACGTGACGTAGTAGTCGCGGTATTCCGCCGCGTTCAGACCCTGCAACAGGTTGTTGAAGGCAAAGTCCGACACGCCACCCTGCACCCGCATTTCGAACTTCGGATCGCTGGACCAAATGGCATTTCCTGCGACGCCACCCTTCGTCGTGATGAGCACCACGCCGTTGGCTCCTCGGGAGCCATAAATGGCGGTGGACGCGGCATCCTTCAGAACGACGAGGCTTTCGATGTCGTTCGGGTTGATGGACGCGAGCGTGTTCACCGTCCGTCCGCCGTTGCTCACCTCGGTGCTTGCGTTGGAGTCGTTGAAGAGCGGCACGCCATCGATCACGTACAGCGGTTCGGCTCCGGCTGAGATGGAACCCTGTCCACGCACGCGGATGTCGAAGCCCGCACCTGGAGCGCCGTCAAGCGACGTGACCTGCACGCCAGGGCTGCCCTGGATGATGTCTTGGAAAGTCGTCGTCGTCGGGAGCTCGAGATCGACCGCGGAGATGGAGACGATCGAACCGGTCAGTTCCTCCTTACTCGAAGTCCCGTACCCCGTCACGACGATCTCATCGAGGCTCAACGGGTCCAGTTCCAGTTGGACTTCGACGTTGGCAGTCCCTCCTGCCGAGACCACTACCGTGACTGACGACATGGAGTAACCGATGGAGCTGACCTCCACTTCGTACGTTGCCGGCGGTACCCGAAGGATGATAAACCGACCATCCTGGTTCGTTAGGGAACCGAGTCCGGTGCCCGCAATGAGGACGTTCACGTTGGCCAAGGGTTGGCCCAAATCCGCGGAAGTAACCTGGCCGACGAGGGTACCGAAGTCGTCTTGGGCTGTAGCGTCTTCTACCATGACGCCAAGACCGAGAAGCACAACGGCAGCGAGTCCAATCAGACTCTGCAAACCCCACCTAA
Coding sequences:
- a CDS encoding SusC/RagA family TonB-linked outer membrane protein, which encodes MQSLIGLAAVVLLGLGVMVEDATAQDDFGTLVGQVTSADLGQPLANVNVLIAGTGLGSLTNQDGRFIILRVPPATYEVEVSSIGYSMSSVTVVVSAGGTANVEVQLELDPLSLDEIVVTGYGTSSKEELTGSIVSISAVDLELPTTTTFQDIIQGSPGVQVTSLDGAPGAGFDIRVRGQGSISAGAEPLYVIDGVPLFNDSNASTEVSNGGRTVNTLASINPNDIESLVVLKDAASTAIYGSRGANGVVLITTKGGVAGNAIWSSDPKFEMRVQGGVSDFAFNNLLQGLNAAEYRDYYVTSRMNRGMSQADAEVQLANQWPLQEDNNWRELMSRNGVTRQTDLSATGGSERLTYYVSASNFDQQGNVDQQFFNRWSSRINLTARLTDKFTLANNINVAKTDQNGINDGSSWEAPMYMAVFMPPMLPMKDEDGYWYNRHRNIMGANHPVGGLYENPKTRETTRVINNLSGTYRLNDQITLASSWAVDLYSIHDYVFQNMFFGDGRNVGGNFDDSRVANLNWQGTQTLNYTNTFSDVHSVNTVVGYEASKNDRQRTNVWGQGFAHPNLKRGASAAITEGTTTKDEYTFESYFARVNYDYDRTYFVSASFRTDGSSRFGPDTRWGNFWALGGGITLTNMSMFQDMGLFDYLKLRTSYGEVGNAEIGNYSWRGLYGFNRAYNGLPGSSPTSVSNTALTWESQASFNLGLDFAVLDSRLTGTVEYYKKTSTDLLLNVPTSLTTGFRSTLQNFGDMENSGIEFSLHAQLVRSEDFDFGVDFNITSQNNMITKLTEPILAGTKRREEGRDYQEYYLYGWAGVDPANGDPLWFTDASKTTTSNKLNDAERFYDNKTATPKYLGAFGFQARYKSISVSSLATYMFGHYLYENAERFYHGDGRYLPRSTSRWAWENSWKQPGDDALFPRPSWGGVNSSQPSNADRYLDKGDYIRLKDVTVSYRFPTDVANRMRFSALTANLSVTNPLTWVAAPNLHFDPEQTVSGVYNTGTPNSKTLSLGFTVEF